The stretch of DNA aattattacCTTTTACATTAAtccaaatttatatttttcaataatttttcaattatttatatatttatacgcttttattgtttttaaaccaataataataaattaatagtaataatttaaaaaaaaaattggggaGGCCATGGCCACCTTAGGCCTCCCCTTGCATCCGCCTCTGTGGTTAATCATTAGTGATGTGTTGCTGAGTTGTTGTGTAATCTTAATGgaatctcttctttctcttgaattttgaaaaCAGCATCACGGGTTTGCTTAATCTAAGGCTCAATTATAATGCTGCTTCTGCTGCTATtcactctcttttctctttcaacaATCATTCATctatcacaatttttttttatcagttCAATTGTTTCCTCATTTTATGTAATCATATattcatgtttttttttctcgTTTATAATTAGttactttttttattcattaaaaagataatttaccTATTTAATTTAGTGTCATCACTGCCTTGCTAATGCTAATGTTAATACTTGGTTATTGAATGTTCTGTTGTGAACTTTTGATATGTTGTATAATATattgattttgttatttttaatgtttaattagTGTCATCACTCATCACTACCTTGCtaatgttttgtttaatttagtgTCATCACTTCTTTGTTAATGCTAATGCTTGGTTACTGAATCCTCTGTTTTAAACTTTTGATATGTTATATAATGTACTGATTTTGCTGTTTTTAGTATTTAGTTTAGTGTCATTACTGTCTTGCTGAATGGTGTTGCTGTTTTAGTGTTTTGATAATGTACTGGTGTTGTTGTTTTAGTGTTTTATAATGTGTTActgttttattgttgttgttcgaTAATATACTAGTGTTGCTGTTTTAGAGTTATTGATgtacttttgatattttaaaatttatattagactataattatattttaggatgcttaattataatttatcacTACTTAGCTGATTATTTGTAAGATATACAACACTGAttttaaagaaagaaatgaCATCCAAATTCGGACCACCAAATCCAATTCCTTGTACTCAATACGGTCAATTCTTTCAACCGTTCTTTCAAAAAGATCCCAACTTTTGTCTAGTAGTAGGATGTGATTGTTCTCgtccttttctattttctccttCTGTTCCTTCTCTACCGCATTTACTGTTGTTATCTCCTCCTCCACCATTATTATCTCCTCCTCCACCATTATTGCCGCTGCTGTCACNNNNNNNNNNNNNNNNNNNNNNNNNNNNNNNNNNNNNNNNNNNNNNNNNNNNNNNNNNNNNNNNNNNNNNNNGCAACTAGCTCTTTCCCCACCAATGTGGCCACCACCACGACTTTTCTCTCCTACCTCTCTGCCTCCTCAAACTCTCCTGCCGATGAAACCTTCCTCTAAACCAACTCAGATACCACGTTTTCTTCCCCCAACTTCAACTCCAGCACCATTTTTTTGGTCAAGTGGCCTCATCGTTGAAATAGTAGCAGCAGTCACTTTTGTCATTTTGATTGTGGTGTTTTGCGCTTTTGGCTTTTTTCATTGGAAGAATAGGAAGAGAGAACATGATAAAGGTCTCGGACTTAAAGGTACGTATTTAAGGTTACGTTTGGGGGAGAGAAATAAAGacggaaagaaattgagagagaaaaacactgagattaaattaaatttttatattatatatttggtgtaaaatatgtacaacataattatgttttggtaTTCTCTATTTAGTTTATGGTTATGAAATGAtaatatttagtaaaatatttttagttgttaaaaaaaatgttgttAAAGTTTTTCGTTGTCTctaatattttagtttatttttattttgtggtgGTATTAAaagagactaaaattttatatttcagaactaaaattttagttataatTTCTGACAATCAAATACAATATTAACTCAATCTTTCCGTTCTAATTCTAGTTTCTGAAAACAAATATTACCTAAAAGAGTTAGGATATTGCCAATAATTATGATAGAGCAGGATTTAGACTTTACTACTCTAATTCTATTAGtagatttaaaatctttttaacacataacttttttttttatctctctaTTACAATTTTCAACTCTAACCACACTTGTAACCTAAAGTTTTCCATTCGACCCTATTTGATCTTGCtacaaattaaaatcaattttcttttcaatcaaaCACGATATTTAATCCATTTATATTTCATAAACATACTAGTagtaaaacataaaacataaaattaagtctatattaaaattaaaaacaacaaaattataatGAAATCAAtgttaaaattacaaataacatAATCATTAATTCATCATCAAGTCcttgttaaaattataaaaacacaaacaacaataaaatttgTGTCACTCTTCTTCAAACTTAACTTGTTGCtacaattctctctctctctttctaataattttaaaaacatagtATGATATATTAGAAGTATAACTAGGTTGGGTAGAATTTACTCTAAATCCACACTGAATCTAACTCGCAACTCAATTGGATCAGACTACTAACTCTATTCGAACGGTTAAATTGGAGTTAAATACTTATAAATAAGATTAGTATTgcgaatatatatatattatatatagttgTTTTGAAATCGTTGCGCAACTTTagaaaataagaatagaatAGCATATGCACGCTCTTTCCATTCTATTTAGCATGCTTCTTACTAATTATTGTACAGGCAATAGCGGCATAATGGAAATGTCATCAAAGAACAGAATATTCAGATACGAGGAGTTGGCAGTTGCAACAGATGGGTTCTCGAAAGCAAATTTACTTGGAGAAGGTGGATTCGGTTATGTCCACAAAGGACTCCTTCCAAACGGCAAAGAGGCTGCCATCAAACAGCTCAAGGATGGAAGTAGGCAGGGAGAGCGTGAATTCCAAGCTGAAGTAGACATAATCACTCGGCTTCATCACAGGAATCTCGTTTCTTTGCTTGGATATTGCATCGCCGACCACCATAGACTTCTCGTCTATGAATTTGTTCCAAACAATACATTAGAGTTCCATCTACatggtattttttaaaagttgaaTAATACAATTGTATgttagtttttactttttactttttacttgcAAAGATTgtgtataaattaaaaaaattatcatgtatattttttaataatataattattataaaatattacagaACAATCATATTCTTTTTCCTGTAAATAATGtgcagaaattaagaaaaattatcatgtgtataaatagtatttttttattacataaatatactaataaaaagtcatagaaaaattatattCGAGTAACACAATCTTATCGGTTTTTACCAAGAGATTTTCTATAATagtacaaataaataataatactaataaaattgtTTTGTGGTTGCATTAATAACTTTTTAATGCATCGGATACAAATTATAATGGCTATTCAGTTATTTGAACAAAACAGGGCAAGGTCCTACTTTAGATTGGCCTACAAGAATGAGGATTGCCCTAGGAGCTGCTAAGGGATTAGCATATCTTCATGAGGAATGTATGTCCTTTCatatgaaatttaaaagattttactTATTCGATATATATGAGACTCATTCAACATTATTAAtggatatttaattaatttttttaactaaatatgAGAATATTATtcatattcaaattcaaatacaatatgtcaccaaaaaaattcaaatacaatattattgaaaaaaatctcATATCCTTAAGTTATTCAAATTGTGGTGTTAATAGTTTGATCAGGAGGGattaagagaggaagaaaaataaattattttcattgttgaagagaacaaaaaattcccttaaaaaatatttgttgagttattacattttatatattatgtattatttagGTACtttcactaaaaaataattacaatagtaaacctattattgataaaaaataatctaagtaACATGGTAAAAGGGAAGAGGGTGAGGATGAGGAGGGGTGGGGGAGCGGAAGTGAGGTCATTGATACTTGTGTTCTTCTTGGGAAAACGAAGCGAAGAGTGTAATTTTACAAGGAAAATTCTATGGTATGGATTGTAAAAAATATGGATCTTAGGTGTTATGCTTTCTTGTGTGAGTGTTAGAGAAAATTTAATGACAGTTTCAGCTGATGTAGAGTGGTTGCTAAATTATACTTCTATTTTCAATTTTCGTCATTGTTGCATTTTTCAAGCGAACAGGTAACTAGATATCtgattatatatatgtacatattctaaaagaaataaaaaaatcttatgtCCCAAGCTATTCAAGATGTAATGTTAATGGTTTGATCAAGAGGGAGTAAGAGAGGGAGAAAAATAAGTTGTTCTAATTgttgaagagaatgaaaaattctcttaaaaaatatttgttaaattattacatcttatatactatgtactaTTTAGGTACtctcattaaaaaataattataataataaatttattattgataaaaaaataatttaagtaaCATGATGAAAGAGAGGAGAATGAGGATGAGGAAGGGTGGGGGAGCGGAAGTGAGGTTATTGATACTTGTACTCTTCTTGGGAAAAGGAAGCGAAGAGTGTAATTttctaaggtaaattctatGGTATGGATTGTAAAAAACATGGATCTTAGGTGTTATGCTTTCTTGTGCGAGTGTTAAAGAAAATTTAGTGACAGTTTCAACTGATGTAGAGTGGTTGCTAAACCATActtctattttcaatttttttcaccGTTGTATTTTTTAAGCAAACAGGTAACTAAATATCTGattttatatatgtacatatgctaaaaaaatgaagaaaatttCATGTCCTAAACTATTCAAGCTGTAATGTTAATGGTTTGATCAAGAGGGATTAAGAGAGGGAAAAAAATAAGTTGTTCTCATTgttaaagagaataaaatcctcttaaaaatatttgttgagttattacatCTTATATACTATGTATTATTTAGGTACtctcattaaaaaataattacaatagtaagtctattattgataaaaaataatctaggtaacaTATATCTTATGACAACTATATTAAGTATACATCAAAagtaatcataaaaaatagttattagtaatataaaatagtgataagtattattttgatttctataATTTACgtcaaaatcaaattcttttttaattttgttttaaatttaaaatcattcttaaCATTTCATTTGGTATTAAATCATTTCTTTAACTATTTTACTAACCCTATCCTTTCACCTCTCTGATCCCAAATCCTATTTTCTTTATCTCCACCATCATAACgctagaaaattttaaaaaatcctaaaaattctgaaaaatcctagaaaagttctagaaaaattcaaaaaaatttcaaaaaatcttaaaaaaatcttagaaaaaaatcctagataaatctataaaaccctaaaaaatttcagaaaaaataTGGCTTAGGGTGGTCAAAATAGAGAGAGATAAAAAGAGAGAATACTCCTACAGTGGTTTCCATCGCGACTGAAGGAGGTCGCTGCCGAGCTGCTCCCCTCTCTACGTTGATGCTGCaaccaccttctccataatttgCTATGACTCTTTCTTTATTGTCCTTCTTATAGCGTATGAGTTCACCCTCGAAGTTATTGGAAGCTGTTGTTATTGTCTTTGGAACTTGTTTGTCAGGTCTAGTAGGAGCAAAGGCCGTTGGGTTTAGCATAGCAGCGTCTCTCAAAGAGATAGCCCTCTCTGGTGATAACAGTGGCAAAGCATGGACTTTGCTGCTTCTGCTTCTTTATGTATCTTGTTCGTTTTTTTATCCTTAATGGatgaattttttctttctttttgtattttaaaaaatctaaattttttgttattgttgttgaatttaaaatatttaatgttattgattaaaaaaattttgaggtGTTGGTGATGGTGGTAATAAATGTAAAAAGAAAGGTAGTAGTGGTGATTGCAGGGTAAACATGGTGTAATGAgggtatttttagtttttaaaaaaattattatctttaaAAGACAATTTTAATACTAAATAGAACGTGGAGAATTATTTGGAATAGAAAAGTTAacaatattttgattttaatctaaaattttagagattaaaataatattacatattaaaatataaatacgtATTATATGAagattaattttagtttaggtATAATATTTTAATCTAATAAATAGCAAAAATCTATTCATAATAAACTGCTACGATATATGCAGTTTCAGTGGATCGGAGAGAATCCACCCTCATACTCTATGCATTAGAATGTGATTTCTTCGTTAACTGCTACGATGCCTATCAAGTATCAACATATaacaatttttgtattttttaggtTATCCCAAGATCATCCATCGTGATATCAAAGCTGCTAACATTCTCCTCGATTTTAATTTCCAAGCGAAGGTGAGGAAATGATCAATTTATCCATTTGATGAACTTGATGAACAACCCCTTGCATTGTGTCTGCAGGTTGCTGATTTTGGGCTTGCAAAGTTTTGCCCGGATATGAATACGCATGTTTCCACTCGAGTGATGGGAACTCTAGGGTACATTATTACAacacattcttctttttctctcttcacAATTCTTCATCAATTAAAACATAACAATAAAATGCTCATGCATGAAATGTTAGGTCAGGTATGTAGCTCCTGAATATGCTTCCAGTGGAAACCTCACCGAAAAGGCCGACGTTTTCTCCTTTGGAGTCATGCTTCTCGAGTTAATTACTGGCCGCCGACCAGTAATTGATTCACATCATACTTTCATGGAGGTTAGTTTGGTACAAACGCTAatgtactattatatatttgtacagatataattattcatgtatctttttctattaatttaatcttttcatAGAAGTGATTTTGTGAATTCTGGCAGGCAATGCCTTTGCTAACAAAGGTTTTGAAAGAGAATAATTTTGAAGTTGTAGCTGACCGAAAGCTCCAAAATCAGTATGAACCAACCGAAATGGTTTCCATGCTGGCTTCTGCAGCTGCTTCTATACGATATGAAGCAAAGCTTCGACCAAAGATGAGTCAGGTAATAATCAAATACTcataattttaacttttattaaCAAAGGTTTAACTTGTAAGTTCACATCaaattaaaatgagaaattatatGGACACATGCACATCTCATTTATACTATCAAGGATAAACGTTAGAAAGTGTAGGAAGTTGAGAACTGCTATGGTAGTTAGTGCCTTAGTGGTTAATCTGCTAAATAGAAAAAAGTTTGTTATGGCTGTTTGACTTGTTGCTAGCTAAGGCATCTGCTTGCATTCTTGTATAAATACTTCACATCTTTGTAGAAATCTAGTTAAAAATAAGGGAACCACTCTTACAAAAGATGCAAGAAGCGTCTTTTTCTAAAGACATAAAATTTTCACCAATTTATACTCAACATATAACAATAGTCAAATTCAGTTCatctttaatgttttttttattacaaactgtttttttatttgaactaaTTAATGATATTAGACAAAGtgaattgttgtaatttcttttatagaaaataactataatgccccatttatatatttattaattttaaaaatcctcaGACTCTCTCTACCTCTTTTCTCACTGTCATCTGCTACCCTCATTCCTTCTCACTCTCTTGTAACAAATTACCACCTCTACTCCTCTCTAGTCTCTTCCGTCACTGCCGTCTAGACCAGCAACCGCCATCGTTCTCAGTCTTTCTCTTCACGTCGTACTCACTGTTCAGTCTCTCAACACCGTCCTTCTACCTCTTCTATGCATCGTTCTCTCTATCAACACCGTTATACACCCGTGTTGTTCTCACTCCTAAGTACCATCGTTTTCAGCAGACAATAGATAAATagcaataaattcaaaatttagtgaTGATAATCAGTAATAAATTCATCTGAGTAATGAtttttaacaacaacaaaaaaattaactaaagaaACCTTAACTAGtgcaaactaaagaaaaatacaaattcatagtaatgtggtaaacaaatcaaataaaaaaatgatgagatcAAAGGTGTAGCTGACAGCTGCATTGTATaagaacaataataaatataagttgAGAAAGACTCCAAACAAACTATCAACTCCAACAACTCCATATACCACATCAAATTAAATCTaactacaaataaaataaaaactaaacaccCCATTACAACAATCAAGATACCAagcaaattaagaataaaaaaggcCAAAGCATCCAGACATTTCGACATAAACAacctatttaaaataaaataaggttACTCACAAGTTTTAGATTATTCACAAAATTAAAGTGCAGGAGTGTAATCTTTAGtagaatcaaaatttttatttacataaacCTTCTCCCACAACATCAAAACCTTTTACAATATGAAAGATAGAGGCattcattttattaaaattaaactataaaagataaaatactgGTGACtactataacaaaaaaaaaagatttaatttaatgTGATTGATTGAAATAAAGCAAAATATGAGAAGAGGAGTATGCAAAGCAGAGAAGCGAGATTACCAGAACAAGAGAAGTTGCCATAGCAGAAGGATAGACAGAGAGACAGATGAAAGAGAGAATGCAAGCATAGACGGCTGAAAGGTGAGGCAGAGAGGCACCTTGGAAAGATTTGGTTGGCGGCGCAGGAGCAGAAAGGAGTAGTAGCAAGAACGCATGAGAAGAAGTGAGAATGGAGCAGCAATGCCGACACCAATAAGGCCGGTGATAGCGACACCGGCGTTCAACCAcaggaaagaaaaggaagagaagaagagggagAAAGGTGGTTGTCTTAAAATTGGGTATAGGTTTTCATGGCAGCGGGAGAGTAACTCAGTGCG from Arachis duranensis cultivar V14167 chromosome 4, aradu.V14167.gnm2.J7QH, whole genome shotgun sequence encodes:
- the LOC107486129 gene encoding proline-rich receptor-like protein kinase PERK1, producing the protein MEMSSKNRIFRYEELAVATDGFSKANLLGEGGFGYVHKGLLPNGKEAAIKQLKDGSRQGEREFQAEVDIITRLHHRNLVSLLGYCIADHHRLLVYEFVPNNTLEFHLHGQGPTLDWPTRMRIALGAAKGLAYLHEECYPKIIHRDIKAANILLDFNFQAKVADFGLAKFCPDMNTHVSTRVMGTLGYVAPEYASSGNLTEKADVFSFGVMLLELITGRRPAMPLLTKVLKENNFEVVADRKLQNQYEPTEMVSMLASAAASIRYEAKLRPKMSQIVRALEGDASQVAEFTSNVLCLDSDEK